From a single Novipirellula caenicola genomic region:
- a CDS encoding FG-GAP-like repeat-containing protein translates to MRPRWLAALTVLTTVAAGIAGCQPQPSPQTASSQQESQSTAARQSTPLDAMQDAKRAGDLQLAWSLSKPVLLAYPEDPKIITEVAQLAFENGLKHESADLLVEAVRANDHADFAYVQRAVIGLIAVGRMFDAIDLLNAALTRHPQQHPSRRMLFGFLRGAGNNNAAVSHARRLILDRQIEFEFLLALGDAGEHKLETDSMQQMVARFPADQRPLMAVAKTLVDQTEYAAAESMLQSIVKQHPEYLPAQMLLGRVLVERGSWAALETWSQELSGDYESDWSYWLVLGDWAYERAEVAMAVRAYAESIQRNPDVLQGWTKLNVALNELSAIDAASYEGLGWDNSVQDWIEDRVRRLATLEQLREQFNPQRPDAVIQIVEIASTLRELGRLWEAEAWAAIGMTLPNGSKDRLAETRASILRLLRKDTPWQSLAKQPVLNLGLSNLPAPSFLKHVDRDAAHSHVAKVQNDEAFAVSATPKLSDVAGNVGLTFFGRTRDDLDKPGIPLYATLGCGGGTLDYDLDGWPDLMLMAAGGTPPQLDSQPNALFRNIGGRFIDMTQTSDAVDTGFGQGVAVGDINEDGFPDVLLLNYGVNRVLANQGDGTFRDISDELFTDRKSQWSTSGAIADLDLDGLADMMVVNYCDGFDAVTQLCEQPQTGLSRSCAPTHFPAAADVVYKSNPQGKLVDVTSKWQSTPSMLGRGLGIVVGALDAADGTDVLVANDMTYNHFYDFTATDPPQFSESASLRGLAGDARGNPQGSMGIAVADFDQDQKVDLYVTNFEQEYNTYYQQRSNHTWIDTTAKRNLTQQSLPLVGFGSQAIDFDNDGQQELIVTNGHIDFPPPDTKLDYYQPLQIFRLRSANQFESVALPEQDSYGASLHAGRALWTLDFDRDGQRDVVITHQTEPVALLKNETGTRHHWIAVQLRGTRDSRDAIGSVIQIRHGDQQQTAALTAGDGYLCSNERASWFGLADGSLPIELQVSWPDGSQQTHSLDQYDCHWLIVQAQSATRLPKSRSGEGD, encoded by the coding sequence ATGCGTCCTCGCTGGCTCGCTGCTTTGACGGTGTTGACCACTGTCGCTGCCGGAATCGCAGGATGCCAACCGCAACCGTCGCCACAGACCGCATCGAGCCAGCAAGAATCTCAATCAACAGCGGCACGTCAATCCACACCGCTGGATGCGATGCAAGACGCCAAGAGAGCCGGGGATTTGCAGCTTGCTTGGTCGTTGTCGAAACCGGTGCTGTTAGCCTATCCCGAGGATCCCAAAATCATTACGGAGGTCGCACAACTCGCGTTTGAAAATGGTTTGAAACACGAGTCGGCGGATCTGCTTGTCGAGGCCGTACGTGCCAACGACCATGCCGATTTCGCCTACGTGCAGCGAGCGGTCATCGGTTTAATCGCAGTCGGCCGCATGTTTGACGCTATCGATCTATTGAACGCGGCACTCACGCGGCACCCTCAACAACATCCGTCGCGACGAATGCTGTTCGGTTTTCTTCGCGGCGCAGGAAACAACAACGCCGCCGTTTCACACGCTCGGCGACTGATACTTGACCGCCAAATCGAATTCGAATTTCTCTTGGCACTCGGCGACGCGGGAGAACACAAGCTCGAAACGGATTCGATGCAGCAAATGGTGGCTCGCTTTCCCGCCGACCAGCGTCCGCTGATGGCGGTCGCGAAAACGCTCGTTGACCAGACCGAATACGCCGCAGCGGAATCGATGCTGCAGTCCATCGTCAAACAGCACCCCGAATACCTTCCCGCTCAAATGCTGCTCGGACGCGTTTTGGTTGAACGTGGATCGTGGGCCGCTCTTGAAACTTGGTCACAAGAACTTTCCGGCGATTACGAATCCGATTGGTCCTATTGGCTTGTGCTCGGCGATTGGGCATACGAGCGAGCCGAGGTAGCGATGGCAGTGCGAGCGTACGCAGAGTCGATTCAGCGAAACCCGGACGTCCTGCAGGGGTGGACAAAGCTTAACGTCGCGCTGAATGAACTGTCTGCAATCGATGCGGCGAGCTACGAGGGTTTGGGGTGGGACAATTCGGTGCAAGATTGGATCGAAGATCGCGTGAGGCGACTTGCAACGCTGGAACAATTGCGAGAACAGTTCAATCCGCAACGTCCCGATGCCGTCATCCAAATTGTCGAGATTGCCTCAACTCTACGCGAACTTGGACGCTTGTGGGAAGCCGAAGCATGGGCCGCGATCGGCATGACCTTGCCAAATGGATCGAAGGATCGTTTGGCGGAAACGCGAGCCTCGATATTGCGGTTGCTTCGCAAGGACACGCCATGGCAATCGCTTGCAAAGCAACCCGTCTTGAACCTCGGTCTTTCAAATTTGCCCGCGCCTTCGTTTTTGAAACACGTCGACCGCGATGCCGCCCACAGCCATGTCGCGAAGGTGCAAAACGACGAAGCGTTTGCGGTATCGGCGACACCGAAATTGAGCGATGTTGCCGGCAATGTAGGGCTGACCTTCTTCGGTCGCACTCGCGACGATCTCGACAAGCCAGGGATACCGCTGTACGCAACGCTCGGATGCGGTGGTGGCACCCTTGACTATGACCTTGACGGCTGGCCCGATCTGATGCTGATGGCCGCCGGAGGGACACCGCCGCAACTCGACAGTCAGCCCAATGCATTGTTTCGAAACATAGGCGGTCGCTTTATCGACATGACGCAAACATCGGACGCTGTCGATACGGGATTTGGCCAAGGGGTTGCCGTCGGAGACATCAACGAAGACGGTTTTCCCGATGTCCTACTGCTCAACTACGGCGTCAACCGCGTGTTGGCAAACCAAGGCGATGGCACGTTTCGAGACATCAGCGACGAATTGTTTACCGATCGGAAATCGCAGTGGTCCACCAGCGGAGCGATTGCGGATCTCGACCTTGACGGACTTGCCGACATGATGGTCGTGAATTATTGCGACGGATTCGATGCGGTCACCCAGTTGTGCGAACAACCGCAAACGGGGTTATCGCGATCGTGTGCACCCACCCATTTTCCCGCCGCGGCCGACGTGGTCTACAAGTCCAACCCGCAAGGCAAATTGGTGGATGTGACTTCGAAGTGGCAGTCGACACCAAGCATGCTCGGACGAGGACTCGGTATTGTCGTCGGGGCCCTTGATGCCGCCGATGGCACCGATGTGCTGGTGGCAAACGATATGACCTACAACCACTTTTACGACTTCACCGCCACTGACCCTCCGCAGTTCTCCGAGTCGGCTTCGCTGCGAGGGCTTGCCGGCGATGCTCGAGGAAACCCTCAAGGATCGATGGGGATTGCGGTTGCGGATTTTGATCAAGATCAAAAAGTCGATCTGTACGTGACAAATTTCGAACAAGAATACAACACGTATTACCAACAACGCAGCAATCACACATGGATCGACACTACCGCGAAACGCAACCTCACGCAGCAGTCGCTTCCGTTGGTCGGGTTTGGTAGCCAAGCGATTGATTTTGATAACGATGGACAACAAGAATTGATCGTTACCAACGGACACATTGATTTTCCGCCGCCTGACACAAAGCTCGACTATTACCAACCGCTGCAGATTTTTCGTTTGCGCTCGGCGAATCAGTTCGAAAGCGTGGCTTTGCCCGAGCAAGATTCGTATGGTGCTTCGCTGCATGCGGGAAGAGCATTGTGGACGCTCGATTTCGACCGAGATGGACAACGTGACGTGGTCATCACCCATCAAACCGAACCCGTCGCGCTGTTGAAAAACGAGACCGGGACGCGACATCACTGGATTGCCGTGCAGTTGCGTGGCACCCGAGATTCTCGCGATGCGATCGGTTCGGTCATTCAAATTCGTCACGGCGACCAACAGCAAACTGCGGCTCTGACCGCGGGTGACGGATATTTATGTAGCAACGAGCGAGCGTCCTGGTTCGGATTGGCCGACGGCAGTTTGCCGATCGAGCTACAGGTCAGCTGGCCCGATGGTTCCCAGCAAACACATTCGCTTGACCAATACGATTGCCATTGGCTGATCGTCCAAGCTCAATCCGCCACGCGGTTGCCAAAATCCCGCTCCGGTGAAGGCGATTAA